TTTATGATATGAACAATATCATTATTATCTATCCAACATTTCCATCCTGTTACTAAAGAAACATCATGCAAAGATTTTTTTAAAATTTGTCTAAATTTCCATAATAATGAGGTTTTACTACCGCATAATTTTTTTAAAGTACTAACTTTATAATATAAAGGAATATTATGTGAACAAAAAAAACAATGTATCCATTGAGATAATGGTCTACCTTTTAATTTTTTTCGTTCTTTTAAAGAAATTGCTGTCCACATAGAATCCATAAAGAATGAAATAATATTTTTATTTAGTAAAATTATGTTTTTTTTAGTTTTATTATTTCTATACCATTCATGCAGTAAATGACCTATATAAAAATTATTTTTATATTTGATTTCTATGCTACAGATAGATAATCTTATTAAAGATGATTTTAACCATTCATAATCTTTTTTACCTGTTTTTCTATCAATTGATTTCAAAAATGAATAAGTAGAAAAAATTACTTTTTTACCTAAAGGTACTTTAGTAAGTCTATATAAGCATTCTAACCAAACATCTAAATCCGTTTGATCTAAACTC
The Enterobacteriaceae endosymbiont of Donacia clavipes DNA segment above includes these coding regions:
- the trfA gene encoding plasmid replication initiator TrfA; this encodes MEKKSINERIKLLLNKINKKKSSFKKKNYFKNKNFSEINGYFNSNIKNINKSSFFIKISKNKRIIPNIMLRSSLFSVIRKGYRKYERNILKTSLNGFDIRFTGESLDQTDLDVWLECLYRLTKVPLGKKVIFSTYSFLKSIDRKTGKKDYEWLKSSLIRLSICSIEIKYKNNFYIGHLLHEWYRNNKTKKNIILLNKNIISFFMDSMWTAISLKERKKLKGRPLSQWIHCFFCSHNIPLYYKVSTLKKLCGSKTSLLWKFRQILKKSLHDVSLVTGWKCWIDNNDIVHIIKK